TCGACATCGTGGTCGGGATTCTGCTGCTGGTCGTGACCGCTCCGATCGTGCTGCTGGCGGCGGTGGCGATCGCCTTCGTTACGGGGGGAACCCCGTTTTTCACCCAGGAGCGCGTAGGCATGCACGGACGTCGGTTCAAGATGTTCAAGCTGCGCACGATGGTCAACGGCGCGCACGCGCTGCGGCAGAGTGTCATGCACCTCAATGAGGTGGACGGCCCGGTCTTCAAGATTCGCAACGATCCGCGGCTGCATCCCTTGGGGAGGTTTTTGCGCCGGGCGAGCATTGACGAGCTTCCGAACCTCGTAAACGTCATTTTAGGCGACATGGCCTTAGTCGGGCCGCGCCCTGCGCTGCCCAGCGAGATCGATCACTACGACGCCTTCGCGCGCCGCCGCCTCGAGGTTCCGCAAGGCGTTACGTGCCTCTGGCAGATCAACGGCCGCAGCGAGGTTTCGTTCGAGCACTGGATGGAGCTCGACAATCGGTACGTCGACGGCTGGACGCCCCTGGGTGACCTGCTGATCATCGCGAAAACGGTCCCGGCCGTTCTGCGAAAGGATGGGGCGCATTAAGCCCTACCTTCGCGCCGTTCCCGCGCGGCAGCGCCCGCGCCCCCGCATTTCCGTCGCCGGGTCCACGCTCTTTATCATGGGGGCGACCTTCGCGTCGACGCTGCTCGGCTTTATGCGAGAGGTCGTCAGCGCGCGCTACTACGGAACCCGTTGGGAAATGGACACGTTTCTTGCGGCGGCGACGGTTCCGACGATTCTTTTCGGCGTCTTTAACGGCGCGCTGGTAAGCGCGCTGGTCCCGACGTTTTCCGAGTACATCGCGCATCGCGAGGAAGACGAGGCGTGGCGTCTCGCGAGCACGGTCCTCAACATGCTGGCCATCGCGATAACGATTTGCGCGGTCGCCGGCTACTTTACCGCGCGCTGGTACGTACCGCTGATCGCACACGGCTTCCCCGCTCCGCAGATGAGCGTCGCGATTCGCATGACGCGCTGGCTGATGCCCAGCATCGTGGCGGTCAGTCTGAGCGGCGTACTCTCGGCCATGCTCAACGCGTATCACCGTTTTCGCTCGGCGGCGCTGGTCGGCGTTGCCGTCAACACCGTGACGATTGCGTGCGTCGTGCTCTGGAGCCACGGCATCGGCATCTACGCGCTCGTCCTCGGCACGGCGCTCGGGCTCACCGCTCAGATGCTCGTGCAGCTTCCTTCGTTTTTGTCGATCGGCAAGTACCGGCCGATCATCGACCTGAAGCACCCCGGCCTAAAGAAGATTTGGGTACTGCTCGGGCCGATCATCGTCGGCTCGGCCGCCGGCCAGCTCGCGCTCTTTTTCGATCGGTTTTTCGCCTCGACGCTGGCTCCGGGATACATCGCGGGCATGAACTACGCGACCAAGCTCGTGAATTTCCCGCAGCAGATCTTTGCCGCCGCGATCGCGACGGTTATCTTTCCCCTGCTCGCCGCGCAGTTCGCGCGCGAAAACCGCCGAGGGGTCGCACGCAGCGTCGTCACCGGGCTGCGCCTCGTTAATTTCATTACGATTCCGTCGGCATGTGCGCTCATCGTCCTCGCACGTCCGATGGTGCAGGCGCTCTTCGAGCGTGGGACCTTCCAGGCGAGCGCCACCGACTTGACCGCCGGCCTCCTGCCGTTCGCCGCTATCGGCTTGATCGCGCTCGGCGCGAACGTCGTTCTGACGCGTTGCTGCTTCGCCTGTCGCGAAACGCTCTGGCCGGTAACGATCTCGGTGCTGACGGTCGTGCTCAACGTGCTGCTTTCGCTCGTGTGGCTGCCGGGCTTGGGCGCCCGCGGGCTCTTGCTGGCGAACTCGACGAGCCAGAGCCTCCAAGCGCTCTTGCTGCTGATGTTAACGGCGCGAATCGTATCGGGCATTGACTGGGGCGCCCTGGTCTTTTCGACCGGGAAAATAGTCGTTTGCTCGCTTGCGATGTTGGCGGCGCTGCACTGGATCGGCGCCCTCGGCGTAACGCCGGAAGCCTCGCTCGCGTCGCGTTCCTGGTTTCTTTTCGGTCAGATCGGTATCGGAGGCGCGGTCTTCGTTGCGTTCGCACGCATGCTCAACGTCGAAGAGCTCGGGCTGGCGTGGCACACGATCGTTGCGAAATTCGAGCGCAATATCGTGAGCCCCCCGGAGAATCGCGAAGCGCCGATTGCTTAAAGAAAAGTTGACTACAATCAACTTTGTACCGGAAGGCTCGCCTTTCTACGAGAGCCAAGCTTCCCGGGCCATGCTGTCGATTGTCATGCCCGCATATAACGAGGCTCGTTCGATCGCGGACAACGTGTGCGAAACGGTCGAAACGATGCGGGAACTGGGCCTCGATTTCGAGATCGTGGTCGTCGACGACGGGAGCCTGGACGGTACGCACACGGCAGCAATCGACGCCCTGCGGGTTTGGCCCGACGTGGTCCGCGTGGTGCGCTGCCGCCGCAACCAAGGTAAAGGCAACGCGCTCATCTGCGGCACGTCGTATTCGAGGGGCGATTACGTCGCCTTTCTCGACGCCGACATGGATCTGCATCCCGAGCAGCTGGAGAACTTCTTCGCGATTCTCTTCGCTCGCAACGCGGACGCGGTCATCGGTTCGAAGTTTCATCCGGAGTCGCGCGTCGAGTATCCGCGCCTGCGCCGGATCTACAGTTTCTTTTACTACATGCTCGTGCGCACGCTCTTCGGTCTGCCGGTACGCGATACGCAGACCGGTATCAAGCTGTTCAAGCGCGAGGTCCTCGAGCGCGTACTGCCGCGCGTGCTAGTCAAGCGGTTCGCGTTCGATCTCGAACTGTTGGCGAACGCGCACCACTTTGGCTACCGCGTCGTCGAAGCACCCGTCGAAGTCAACTTTACGCGCGTTGGCAGCCGGCTTCGCCTGCCGGCGGTCTGGAATGTTTTTCTGGACACGTTGGCGATCTTTTACCGAATGCGAATCTTACGCTACTACGACCAGCCGGAGCGCTTTTCACCGAAGATCGATCGCGCCGGTTCCCACGAAATCGTCGTCCCCATCCCTATCGGAAAGTAGGCCTCTTTGGCCGGTAATACCGCCCTGGTGCTGCTGCTACCAGGGCTTGGTGACGCGCTGGCCGCAGGCCCGATTCTTCGCGGCCTGACGCGCGCTTCGTGGCGCATCGATGCGCTGACGATGCATTCCCCGGTCAGCGACTACCTGCGCGCGCTTGGAATCGTCGATAATATTACCGAGCTTCCGCTCCGCCCGACGGTTTCCGACGTGCTCGCAGCCATCGCCAAACTCCGGCCGCGGCGCTACGACCTCTGCATTCTTCCATTCCCGGCGACGCGCTGGCAGTACGCGGCGATCGCCCGCGGCGCCGGCGCGAAGCGGCTCTGTCTGCACGACTACGGCGGCACGGCAAGCCTGATCGCGCGAACGACGCGCAGCGTTTGCGTCGGACTGCGCGGGGGGCATCGCGTCGCCGAAAACCTGCGGCTTGCGCGAGCGGCGGGGCTGCCGCCGGGCAGCGACGACTTGGCGTACTGGGTTCCAGAAGCTTGGTGCAGCACGCGCATCCCGGGAACGCTCGGCATCCATCCCGGTTCGATGGCTTGGAAAGGAAATGAAGTCAAGCGCTGGGCCTACGAAAATTTCGTCGCCCTCGCGCGCCGTCACGTCGCGACCGGACGACCGGTTCGACTCTTTCTGGGGCCGCACGAAGAGCGGGAGCTCGCGCGTGCCGAGCAAGATTTTGCAGGCGTCGCGGGAATCAACATCATCCGCGAGCCGCTCGCGCAGGCCGCCCGGCTTTTGGCGGAGTGTGAGGTCTTCGTCGGCAACGACGCCGGCTTCAGCCATTTAGCATCGGGCCTCGGCGTAAAGACGCTGGCGCTTTACGGGATGACGAGCGAGGTTCGCGGCGCACCGATCGGACAGGCCGTCGCGATGCGTCCGTCGCCCTGTCCGGCCTGTCACGACGAAGGCTTGCAGGGTTTCGATTGCGTGCTCCGGCTGGAGTACCGGTGCATTTTGCGGGATATCGAGCTCGACGCGGTGGCCAAAGTCGTGGACGAGCTCTTCGCAGCGGCTTCCGTCGAGCAGCGCGTGAGTCTGGAAGGTCCATTCAAGCTTTACGGAAAGGCTTACCCGTGAAAGAGGAAACCGCCCGCGCCACGGCCTCGCTGGAGTTGCCGTGGCCGCAGCGAGCAGTGCTGAGCAGAGCGTTTGTACCGGCGCTCTTCGTCGCGCTTGCGCTCCTGG
This DNA window, taken from Candidatus Cybelea sp., encodes the following:
- the murJ gene encoding murein biosynthesis integral membrane protein MurJ, which produces MGRIKPYLRAVPARQRPRPRISVAGSTLFIMGATFASTLLGFMREVVSARYYGTRWEMDTFLAAATVPTILFGVFNGALVSALVPTFSEYIAHREEDEAWRLASTVLNMLAIAITICAVAGYFTARWYVPLIAHGFPAPQMSVAIRMTRWLMPSIVAVSLSGVLSAMLNAYHRFRSAALVGVAVNTVTIACVVLWSHGIGIYALVLGTALGLTAQMLVQLPSFLSIGKYRPIIDLKHPGLKKIWVLLGPIIVGSAAGQLALFFDRFFASTLAPGYIAGMNYATKLVNFPQQIFAAAIATVIFPLLAAQFARENRRGVARSVVTGLRLVNFITIPSACALIVLARPMVQALFERGTFQASATDLTAGLLPFAAIGLIALGANVVLTRCCFACRETLWPVTISVLTVVLNVLLSLVWLPGLGARGLLLANSTSQSLQALLLLMLTARIVSGIDWGALVFSTGKIVVCSLAMLAALHWIGALGVTPEASLASRSWFLFGQIGIGGAVFVAFARMLNVEELGLAWHTIVAKFERNIVSPPENREAPIA
- a CDS encoding glycosyltransferase, which gives rise to MLSIVMPAYNEARSIADNVCETVETMRELGLDFEIVVVDDGSLDGTHTAAIDALRVWPDVVRVVRCRRNQGKGNALICGTSYSRGDYVAFLDADMDLHPEQLENFFAILFARNADAVIGSKFHPESRVEYPRLRRIYSFFYYMLVRTLFGLPVRDTQTGIKLFKREVLERVLPRVLVKRFAFDLELLANAHHFGYRVVEAPVEVNFTRVGSRLRLPAVWNVFLDTLAIFYRMRILRYYDQPERFSPKIDRAGSHEIVVPIPIGK
- a CDS encoding glycosyltransferase family 9 protein; the protein is MLLLPGLGDALAAGPILRGLTRASWRIDALTMHSPVSDYLRALGIVDNITELPLRPTVSDVLAAIAKLRPRRYDLCILPFPATRWQYAAIARGAGAKRLCLHDYGGTASLIARTTRSVCVGLRGGHRVAENLRLARAAGLPPGSDDLAYWVPEAWCSTRIPGTLGIHPGSMAWKGNEVKRWAYENFVALARRHVATGRPVRLFLGPHEERELARAEQDFAGVAGINIIREPLAQAARLLAECEVFVGNDAGFSHLASGLGVKTLALYGMTSEVRGAPIGQAVAMRPSPCPACHDEGLQGFDCVLRLEYRCILRDIELDAVAKVVDELFAAASVEQRVSLEGPFKLYGKAYP
- a CDS encoding sugar transferase: MNAMQVAVGVAGEREVPESWPAVKRGIDIVVGILLLVVTAPIVLLAAVAIAFVTGGTPFFTQERVGMHGRRFKMFKLRTMVNGAHALRQSVMHLNEVDGPVFKIRNDPRLHPLGRFLRRASIDELPNLVNVILGDMALVGPRPALPSEIDHYDAFARRRLEVPQGVTCLWQINGRSEVSFEHWMELDNRYVDGWTPLGDLLIIAKTVPAVLRKDGAH